In Musa acuminata AAA Group cultivar baxijiao chromosome BXJ2-3, Cavendish_Baxijiao_AAA, whole genome shotgun sequence, the following proteins share a genomic window:
- the LOC103977764 gene encoding mediator of RNA polymerase II transcription subunit 27 isoform X2, whose product MMPQAQQTTSAVGALAAPQDPLESAGDATTEAPPKQVALAMERLTRAARVIADIRLGADRLLEALFMAADARDQSNSKAVEFILKEESSMRQHFQDLRALGRQLEDSGVLNGSLKSRGNSWGLHMPLVCPDGAVVAYAWKRQLAGQAGASAVDRTRLALKAFTDQKRRFFPHLDDEVSGDGEIGIAKKRLNSQGLIMSQREELREKKSLSDILKDLEHEFPNARIFTYQRLDWLKRASLLSSSAIENSSDPLKEQILNHSSNTRFGSVNVAAADQAAVIELLVPSVFRAVVSLHPAGSTNPDAVSFFATDEGGNHIHARGLSVHHVFRHVTEHADKALQYFVCVDNNLSLSLLLRWICSHQTLFSKTCSKCDRLLVMDKSLALLLPPVHRAYQETTTTISGQTESTPPTKAVHPDHISAYHIGCSADDC is encoded by the exons ATGATGCCCCAAGCCCAGCAGACGACCTCAGCGGTGGGGGCCCTGGCGGCGCCTCAGGATCCGCTGGAATCTGCGGGAGACGCAACCACGGAGGCTCCTCCGAAGCAGGTGGCGCTGGCCATGGAGCGGCTGACCCGCGCCGCTCGCGTCATAGCCGACATCCGGCTGGGGGCGGATCGCCTACTCGAGGCGCTTTTCATGGCGGCTGACGCCCGCGACCAATCGAACAGCAAGGCCGTCGAGTTCATCCTCAAGGAGGAGAGCTCCATGCGTCAGCACTTCCAGGATCTCCGGGCGCTCG GAAGACAACTGGAAGATTCTGGAGTATTAAATGGGTCCCTTAAGTCACGAGGTAATTCTTGGGGCTTACACATGCCCCTTGTTTGCCCAGATGGTGCTGTTGTTGCATATGCTTGGAAACGTCAACTTGCTGGACAAGCTGGTGCATCTGCTGTTGATAGAACCAG GTTAGCTCTTAAGGCATTCACTGATCAGAAGAGGCGGTTTTTCCCTCACCTAGATGATGAAGTATCTGGTGATGGGGAGATTGGAATTGCCAAGAAACGTTTGAATTCCCAAGGATTGATCATGAGTCAAAGAGAAGAGCTTAGAGAGAAAAAATCTTTGTCTGATATCCTTAAAGATTTGGAACATGAGTTTCCAAATGCAAGAATCTTTACTTATCAGCGCCTGGATTGGTTAAAAAGAGCTTCCTTATTATCCTCTTCTGCAATCGAGAATTCATCAGATCCGTTAAAGGAGCAGATCTTGAATCACTCAAGCAACACAAGATTTGGTTCTGTGAATGTTGCTGCTGCAGATCAAGCAGCTGTTATTGAATTGCTGGTTCCTTCCGTCTTTAGAGCTGTAGTATCATTGCATCCAGCAGGATCCACAAACCCTGATGCTGTGTCATTTTTTGCTACTGATGAG GGAGGAAACCACATTCATGCAAGAGGTTTATCGGTTCATCATGTGTTTAGGCATGTCACA GAGCATGCTGATAAGGCGTTGCAATACTTTGTGTGTGTGGATAACAATCTTTCACTTTCTCTACTTTTG CGCTGGATCTGCAGCCATCAAACAttgttttcaaaaacttgcag TAAATGTGATCGTCTTCTGGTGATGGATAAATCATTAGCTTTGCTTTTACCTCCTGTTCACCGTGCCTATCAGGAAACCACGACAACTATTTCTGGCCAAACTGAATCGACTCCACCAACTAAGGCTGTCCATCCAGATCATATTTCTGCTTATCATATTGGGTGCTCTGCTGATGATTGCTGA
- the LOC135607154 gene encoding transcription factor CSA-like: protein MASNELKATADMGFFPPPLPPFPGALGSPFGERECKGVEQGWMFQISRWGGQEHHGGEEDEGGNSTTHESVQHHKLCARGHWRPAEDTRLRQLVSQYGPQNWNLIAEKLEGRSGKSCRLRWFNQLDPRINRRAFSEEEEKRLLAAHRLYGNKWALIARLFPGRTDNAVKNHWHVIMARKHREQSNGYRKRKPLTSSSLSSPPPEALLPKRPEVNSTSHGSCSCDSTIISTKDESASTCTTDLSLNSFSTITGVVGPSSLSRHNPPPYQTHLHDLVNGYGEKVLSAGNQCHQKSDDPGSGFLPNGGAPIRWFPGFDQSGSSANPEISAKGTVDYHMSKAWLQGETTYGREKISLPFIDFLGVGAT, encoded by the exons ATGGCTTCAAATGAACTGAAAGCCACAGCTGACATGGGTTTCTTTCCTCCACCACTGCCTCCATTTCCTGGTGCTTTAGGCTCTCCATTTGGAGAGAGGGAATGCAAGGGTGTTGAACAAGGTTGGATGTTCCAGATTTCTAGATGGGGGGGGCAAGAGCATCATGGAGGTGAGGAAGATGAAGGTGGTAACAGTACCACCCATGAGAGTGTGCAGCACCACAAGCTCTGTGCCAGGGGACATTGGAGGCCAGCTGAGGATACCAGGCTAAGGCAGCTAGTCTCCCAATATGGCCCCCAAAACTGGAACCTTATTGCTGAGAAGTTAGAAGGGAGATCAG GGAAGAGCTGCAGGCTTAGATGGTTCAACCAACTGGACCCAAGAATCAACAGGAGAGCCTtcagtgaggaagaagagaagaggctATTGGCTGCCCACAGGCTCTATGGCAACAAATGGGCACTGATTGCCAGGCTCTTCCCTGGAAGGACAGACAATGCAGTCAAGAATCACTGGCATGTGATCATGGCCAGGAAGCACAGGGAGCAGTCGAATGGTTACAGGAAGAGGAAGCCCCTCACTTCCTCATCTCTGAGCTCCCCACCCCCGGAGGCCCTCCTCCCCAAGAGACCGGAGGTGAACAGCACCAGCCATGGTTCCTGCAGTTGTGATTCCACCATCATCAGCACCAAAGATGAGTCTGCCTCCACCTGCACAACAGACCTGTCCCTCAATTCCTTCAGCACCATCACCGGCGTGGTTGGTCCCAGCTCCCTAAGCAGACACAACCCTCCTCCTTATCAGACACACCTTCATGATCTAGTAAATG GATATGGTGAAAAGGTGTTGAGTGCAGGGAATCAATGTCATCAGAAGTCTGATGACCCTGGCAGTGGTTTCTTACCTAATGGTGGTGCTCCCATTAGGTGGTTTCCTGGGTTTGATCAGTCTGGTTCCTCTGCAAATCCTGAGATTTCAGCAAAGGGGACAGTGGATTATCACATGAGCAAAGCTTGGTTGCAGGGTGAGACCACATATGGCAGGGAGAAGATTAGCTTACCCTTCATTGATTTCCTAGGTGTAGGAGCAACATAG
- the LOC103977764 gene encoding mediator of RNA polymerase II transcription subunit 27 isoform X1 has translation MMPQAQQTTSAVGALAAPQDPLESAGDATTEAPPKQVALAMERLTRAARVIADIRLGADRLLEALFMAADARDQSNSKAVEFILKEESSMRQHFQDLRALGRQLEDSGVLNGSLKSRGNSWGLHMPLVCPDGAVVAYAWKRQLAGQAGASAVDRTRKRMLASDIAEDAKFFIRIFGLALKAFTDQKRRFFPHLDDEVSGDGEIGIAKKRLNSQGLIMSQREELREKKSLSDILKDLEHEFPNARIFTYQRLDWLKRASLLSSSAIENSSDPLKEQILNHSSNTRFGSVNVAAADQAAVIELLVPSVFRAVVSLHPAGSTNPDAVSFFATDEGGNHIHARGLSVHHVFRHVTEHADKALQYFVCVDNNLSLSLLLRWICSHQTLFSKTCSKCDRLLVMDKSLALLLPPVHRAYQETTTTISGQTESTPPTKAVHPDHISAYHIGCSADDC, from the exons ATGATGCCCCAAGCCCAGCAGACGACCTCAGCGGTGGGGGCCCTGGCGGCGCCTCAGGATCCGCTGGAATCTGCGGGAGACGCAACCACGGAGGCTCCTCCGAAGCAGGTGGCGCTGGCCATGGAGCGGCTGACCCGCGCCGCTCGCGTCATAGCCGACATCCGGCTGGGGGCGGATCGCCTACTCGAGGCGCTTTTCATGGCGGCTGACGCCCGCGACCAATCGAACAGCAAGGCCGTCGAGTTCATCCTCAAGGAGGAGAGCTCCATGCGTCAGCACTTCCAGGATCTCCGGGCGCTCG GAAGACAACTGGAAGATTCTGGAGTATTAAATGGGTCCCTTAAGTCACGAGGTAATTCTTGGGGCTTACACATGCCCCTTGTTTGCCCAGATGGTGCTGTTGTTGCATATGCTTGGAAACGTCAACTTGCTGGACAAGCTGGTGCATCTGCTGTTGATAGAACCAG GAAAAGAATGCTGGCATCAGATATTGCTGAGGATGCCAAGTTTTTCATTCGTATATTTGG GTTAGCTCTTAAGGCATTCACTGATCAGAAGAGGCGGTTTTTCCCTCACCTAGATGATGAAGTATCTGGTGATGGGGAGATTGGAATTGCCAAGAAACGTTTGAATTCCCAAGGATTGATCATGAGTCAAAGAGAAGAGCTTAGAGAGAAAAAATCTTTGTCTGATATCCTTAAAGATTTGGAACATGAGTTTCCAAATGCAAGAATCTTTACTTATCAGCGCCTGGATTGGTTAAAAAGAGCTTCCTTATTATCCTCTTCTGCAATCGAGAATTCATCAGATCCGTTAAAGGAGCAGATCTTGAATCACTCAAGCAACACAAGATTTGGTTCTGTGAATGTTGCTGCTGCAGATCAAGCAGCTGTTATTGAATTGCTGGTTCCTTCCGTCTTTAGAGCTGTAGTATCATTGCATCCAGCAGGATCCACAAACCCTGATGCTGTGTCATTTTTTGCTACTGATGAG GGAGGAAACCACATTCATGCAAGAGGTTTATCGGTTCATCATGTGTTTAGGCATGTCACA GAGCATGCTGATAAGGCGTTGCAATACTTTGTGTGTGTGGATAACAATCTTTCACTTTCTCTACTTTTG CGCTGGATCTGCAGCCATCAAACAttgttttcaaaaacttgcag TAAATGTGATCGTCTTCTGGTGATGGATAAATCATTAGCTTTGCTTTTACCTCCTGTTCACCGTGCCTATCAGGAAACCACGACAACTATTTCTGGCCAAACTGAATCGACTCCACCAACTAAGGCTGTCCATCCAGATCATATTTCTGCTTATCATATTGGGTGCTCTGCTGATGATTGCTGA
- the LOC135607156 gene encoding large ribosomal subunit protein eL24-like: MVLKTELCRFSGAKIYPGKGIRFVRSDSQVFLFANSKCKRYFHNRLKPAKLTWTAMYRKQHKKDIHAEAVKKRRRTTKKPYSRSIVGATLEVIQKKRTEKPEVRDAARESALREIKERIKKTKDEKKAKKAEIVAKGQKSTQTKGSMARAPKGPKLGGGGGKR; the protein is encoded by the exons ATGGTACTCAA GACCGAGCTTTGTCGTTTTAGTGGTGCAAAGATATATCCAGGGAAAGGCATCAGATTTGTTCGATCCGACTCCCAG GTTTTCCTGTTTGCCAATTCAAAATGTAAACGCTACTTTCACAATCGATTGAAGCCTGCAAAGCTTACCTGGACAGCAATGTACAGAAAGCAGCATAAGAAG GATATTCATGCTGAAGCTGTAAAGAAGAGACGCCGTACTACAAAGAAACCTTATTCAAGGTCGATTGTTGGTGCTACTTTGGAAGTCATTCAGAAAAAGCGAACAGAGAAGCCTGAAGTTCGTGATGCTGCTAGAGAATCTGCTTTGCG AGAGATCAAAGAACGAATTAAGAAAACCAAGGATGAAAAGAAAGCTAAGAAGGCTGAGATAGTGGCTAAAGGTCAGAAGAGTACACAGACGAAGGGCAGCATGGCAAGGGCTCCTAAAGGCCCTAAGCTTGGTGGAGGTGGTGGGAAGCGATGA